cggctatgatgactatttcgagtgcaaagaggatgtcgTCGGCAAGATTgatttctcctcttatcagaaatgcactgccgccatccgaatgcttgcatacagagtgcccggtgatctcattgatgagtacgtTCGTATGAGCAGGTCAacatgcctagagtccctgtataagttctgcaaggctgaTATTGCTGTGTTTggtcctgagtacttgagagagccgacaacGGAAGATACAACacgtttgttggcgatgaatgccaatAGGGACTTCTCAGGGATGCTTGGCAACATAGAGGccatgggagtggaagaactgcccttctgcttggcaagggcagtataagggtcATGTCAGGGCTTGCACAGTCATACTTGAGGCCATGGCGTCTCAAGATCTCTAGATCTGgtactctttctttggcatggccggatcacacaatgatatcaacgtgcttcagtgctcgctggtgtttgctaggcttgcccaAGGCAACAGCCCACTGGTGAACTTTACtatcaacggccacaactacgacaaatgatactacctgggtgacggtatctatcctcagtggaccactattgtcaagacaatacccaaccctgtcggagagaagaggaaaagatttgcccaagagcaagagagtgctaggaaggatgtcgagcgtgcctttagtgttttgcaatctcgatggggcatcattcggtatcctgctaatacctggagcacgcagaaactatgagaggtgatgactgcttgtgtgatcatgcacaacatgatcgtagaagacgagcgcccgAAACGTCTGTATGACCAAGCATTTCAGTTTCAggatgagaatgttgtgcctgagcatggaggagcggcaaCGTTTGAACAGTTCATCCAATTTCATCAAGACATGCTCGATTGGAAAACTCacatgcaactgcaaaatgatttggttgagtatatgtgggctcatgttggcaaccaatagatgtatcttcttttattcgtttgcaaaatatgtgaaacatttttatttgtATTCGGCTTGTAAAACTATACTATTTTATTCGGTTTAAAACTATGTTATTTGTGACAATATGTTTAAATGCAATCATCAATGTAAAATTGGCCAGCCAGCCGGCCTCGCCGACACATATGTTGGACGCAGACCCAAACAAAAAAACCCGCCCCGATCcaaaacaaatactccctccgttccgaattacttgtcgtaggtatggatgtatctagatgtattttagttttagatatacTCATTTCTGCTATGAGTAATTTAAAACGGAGGAAGTACTTAAAAGCGAACAAAATTCATGTATGTTTGCCTCTGCGCGTTGGAGTTGCCCGAACACCGTCACCGTTACAATTGCGAAAGAAAGGAAAACCAAAGCTGAGCCATATTTCTGACCACAGCCGCTCACCACCATCAGCAGAGGTTTAGCGATGTGCGCGCGTGGCTGACACACTGCATGACACCATCGTGGAGggtggaggccggcggcggcggcgcagcgaaAGGTACCCCAGGGCCAGAGGGGCGCACTCTCACTTGGCTACCTCCTGACTCCTGACCTGAACCCCGTTGTGTGCCGCGGCGGTTCATTGAACCTGGCCCTTCCACACTCGCAAGGCCGCACTTTTTTTAATCAAAAGGaagggccgcctcctccctcctctgGACTCCGATCCCCTctgccctccctccaccccttCGCCCATCCAAAACCACACCACCACAACGGACCACCCGCCTCCGGCTGTCCTGCTCCGGCCCTCACCTCACCTCGCTCCCGTATAAAATACCACCCCTGCCCAAATCCACGGTCCACACCCCTTGCGACGCCATGGCTCTCGCCCTCCGAGCGCCCCGCTTTCAGCCGCTTCCCGCCTCCATTCCCGCGACCTCAACCGCTTTCGCCAGCACCGCGAGGCCTTCCTCCTCcgctgccaccgccaccgccatctGCGCCACCGCGTCTCCGTTCACCGAGGCCACGTCCTTCTCGAGATACCGCCGCGACGCCTGGTCCTACACTGCCCAagactcctcctcttcctcgtccgccgccgccgccgcggcggcggcggcctcgggccGCCGGGACGACGAGATCGCTCTGCAGCTCCCGGAGCTGCGGAGGCTTCTGGAGGCTCTCAGGGCGTCCAGAGGGAAAGGGCTGGaaggggagggcggcggcggcggtcccgGGAGGGTGGCGCTGGTGGGGACGGGGCCAGGGGACCCGGAGCTCCTCACGCTCAAGGCCGTTCGGGCCATCGAGGCAGCGGACCTGGTGCTGTACGATCGCCTCGTGTCCAACGAGGTGCTCGATTTGGTCGCGGATGGCGCCAGGCTACTCTACGTCGGCAAGACGGCCGGATACCACAGTCGCACTCAGGTCAGTCACAAGGATCATTCATTCGGTGTTCGTCTTTAAATTCAGGTGCTTTGAGGTttatatctactccctccgttcctaaatataaggtttttttagacatttcaaatggacaacaacatacggatgtatgtagacatattttgaagtatagattcactaattttggttcgtatgtagtcacttgttgtaaTCTCTAGAAAATatttagggacggagggagtagtttgaaATGCAAATGATATGTCTGCACTTTCTAAGCTTGTCCGCTTGCTCATGTAATGCAGGAAGAAATTCATGAGTTGCTCCTGAGCTTCGCGGAGGCTGGTGCCAATGTGGTGCGGTTGAAAGGCGGCGATCCTCTGGTAACACGCACTTCATATTTTCAATACTAGTACTCGATAGTTATCTATTAGTACTGGTCGATGATTCTTGTACGTAGTAGTCCCAGTTGGTACTAGAAGAGAAGCCAATTTCTGTATGGCTTTTCACATCAAGTCCTTGATCCTAGAAAAAAAGACAGATTGGAGGAAAACAGCTTATTCCCAATTTAGGCTTTGTTGCATGTGCATCAATGTTAAACTGACCGAGCATTATAAACACTTCTCCGTGCAATAGCTACTGCTCTGTAGAAATACTTCTCCATGCAATATCTGTAATGTTCTATGCTCATAAttaaaaggtactccctccgtttcaaaatagatgactcaactttatactaagttagtataaagttgggtcatctatttaggaacggagggagtagagaaCAAAATATGCCAAATTATGGCATTTTAGTATAAAATACTAACAAGAAAAAAGATAATCCTACCAACAGCCTATGTTAAAAATCCCAACATTAGGATGCTTGTTccaatctctctctctttttgtcaAACATAGATATCCTCATACTCCAGCTGAGAACTCACGTTAGTGATATAGTGATATGTACTTTACCTTGGAGGAAGTATGTTAATCGTGCTCTTTTCAGGTTTTTGGAAGGGGTGGAGAAGAGATGGATTTTCTACAACAACAAGGAATTAGAGTTGAAGTTATTCCAGGTATAGTAAGCCTGTGATGGCGGCTTGGATAATTTTCACTATTTGCCATGAAACAGGTAATAATCGCTTGCATCCAAACATCTACAGGAATTACCTCTGCTTCAGGAATTGCAGCTGAACTTGGTATTCCACTAACCCATCGGGGTGTCGCTACCAGGTATCTTTCTTGTGATGTGGCCGACTGTTCTAGCTGTTGCCCTTTATCAAAACATGCTTTTCTTTGAAATGGCTTCTGTGTGATCTTCATCACAGCTGATCAGTTGATTTTCATCATCTGCATCTACTTCTCAAATGCATGTCATTTGCTCAACGTAATTTGACTATAAAAGCAGTATAGTGGAAATACTTTGCACTGGTACTCCATTTGCCTATCTTTGTGTTCTTAAGTCCTGTGGCTGAATAGAAGCAAGAAAAAGGTTTTTTTAAatgaggcaaaagacttgccattttcataTATATGAAGAAAGTGAGAATCACCTGGTCAATTACGGAAAACCAGGTTAAAAACGATACAACCACCCACCTTGGAACATGACAGCCTTGATTGCACGGCCAGCCAATCTGGCACACAACAGATACACTGCACACACACTGTTGAGGAGGAAAGCACCGCTGATGTATCTGTTGTGTCGTTGTCATCACTCCTAGAGCAAGCGACTCTGACTTTGCCATCGACAACCACGAGAACGCCCTCAGCACAATAGTCTTGTGAAGTCACACTAAGAACAACCAAACAGTCAGCCACACACGCTGACCACAAAGCAGCTGCGAATCTAAAGGCGAGCTACGACGGAGCGAAATGCAAGTTTTGCGCCAAGGAGGAACACAACAACCGGACCACCCATCACATGTCATTGTCAGTTGTCACCACCCAGATGACACCGAC
The Triticum dicoccoides isolate Atlit2015 ecotype Zavitan chromosome 3A, WEW_v2.0, whole genome shotgun sequence genome window above contains:
- the LOC119268448 gene encoding uroporphyrinogen-III C-methyltransferase-like, with translation MALALRAPRFQPLPASIPATSTAFASTARPSSSAATATAICATASPFTEATSFSRYRRDAWSYTAQDSSSSSSAAAAAAAAASGRRDDEIALQLPELRRLLEALRASRGKGLEGEGGGGGPGRVALVGTGPGDPELLTLKAVRAIEAADLVLYDRLVSNEVLDLVADGARLLYVGKTAGYHSRTQEEIHELLLSFAEAGANVVRLKGGDPLVFGRGGEEMDFLQQQGIRVEVIPGITSASGIAAELGIPLTHRGVATSVRFLTGHSRNGGTDPLHVAENAADPETTLVVYMGLSTLPSLAPKLMKHGLPPDTPAVAVERGTTPQQRMVFAMLKDLVNEVHSADLVSPTLIIIGKVVALSPLWVESSEHDALNNENSSQPSPTVSPV